From Nicotiana tabacum cultivar K326 chromosome 22, ASM71507v2, whole genome shotgun sequence, one genomic window encodes:
- the LOC107796414 gene encoding putative xyloglucan glycosyltransferase 6: MSRPPNHEFQEWWNKQRANDNDDLLSSSSENPSFLTVEIRSPTVDKKERTRSARQLSWIYLLKFQQIANSIAFLTNGFISIVRTANRRIVTSNSAPHRSDSKLYRVIKVFLTVSVILLVFELVAYFRGWHFSPPTVESASAEVVDLVEYVYANWLDIRANYLAPPLQSLTNMCIVLFLIQSVDRVVLVLGCFWIKFRRLKPLAEIEYSADVENLNAEDYPMVLLQIPMCNEREVYQQSIAAVCVQDWPKERMLVQILDDSDDLGVQGLIKAEVQKWQHKGVHIVYRHRLIRTGYKAGNLKSAMSCDYVKDYEFVAIFDADFQPAPDFLKKTVPYFKGHDDIALVQTRWSFVNKDENLLTRLQNINLAFHFEVEQQVNGWFINFFGFNGTAGVWRIKALEECGGWLERTTVEDMDIAVRAHLCGWKFIYLNDVKCLCELPESYEAYKKQQHRWHSGPMQLFRLCLSDILRSKVSWFKKANLIFLFFLLRKLILPFYSFTLFCIILPLTMFLPEAQLPAWVVCYVPGLMSILNILPAPQSFPFIVPYLLFENTMSVTKFNAMISGLFQLGSSYEWIVTKKLGRSSEADLVSMVENESEPLVEKSTVSRSSSESGLAELTKLEMTKKMGKRKRNRLYRKELALALILLTASVRSLLSAQGIHFYFLLFQGFTFLVVGLDLIGEQVS; encoded by the exons ATGTCTCGGCCGCCAAATCATGAGTTTCAGGAATGGTGGAACAAGCAAAGAGCCAATGACAATGACGACCTCCTCTCTTCTTCCTCCGAAAACCCTAGCTTTTTGACAGTTGAGATCCGTAGCCCTACCGTTGATAAGAAGGAACGTACTCGCAGTGCTCGTCAACTCTCCTGGATTTaccttctcaagtttcagcaaatTGCTAATTCAATCGCATTCCTCACGAATGGCTTCATTTCAATCGTTCGCACCGCCAATCGCCGAATCGTTACATCAAATTCGGCGCCTCATCGATCGGATTCTAAGCTCTATCGCGTAATTAAGGTGTTTTTAACAGTTTCAGTTATATTGTTAGTGTTTGAGCTGGTTGCTTACTTCAGAGGATGGCATTTCAGTCCTCCGACTGTGGAATCGGCGTCGGCGGAAGTGGTGGACTTAGTGGAGTACGTGTATGCCAATTGGTTAGACATTAGGGCTAACTATTTGGCGCCGCCATTACAGAGCTTGACCAATATGTGCATTGTTTTGTTCCTGATACAGTCGGTAGATCGAGTGGTGCTTGTACTTGGCTGTTTTTGGATCAAGTTCCGACGGTTGAAACCTTTGGCGGAGATCGAGTACTCTGCTGATGTGGAAAATTTGAATGCAGAGGATTATCCCATGGTGTTGCTTCAGATACCAATGTGCAATGAGAGGGAG GTGTACCAACAATCAATTGCAGCAGTATGTGTCCAGGACTGGCCTAAGGAAAGAATGCTCGTACAAATTTTAGATGACTCGGATGACTTGGGTGTTCAGGGACTTATCAAGGCTGAAGTACAAAAGTGGCAACACAAGGGTGTGCACATTGTATATCGTCATCGTCTTATACGCACAGGCTATAAGGCAGGAAATCTCAAATCTGCGATGAGTTGTGACTACGTAAAGGATTATGAATTTGTAGCAATATTTGATGCAGATTTCCAACCAGCACCAGATTTTCTTAAGAAAACTGTTCCCTACTTCAAG GGACATGATGACATCGCTCTTGTCCAAACAAGGTGGTCTTTTGTGAACAAGGACGAAAATTTACTTACAAGATTGCAGAACATAAATCTTGCGTTTCATTTTGAGGTTGAGCAACAAGTCAATGGATGGTTCATCAACTTCTTTGGCTTCAATGGCACTGCTGGTGTATGGAGAATCAAGGCCCTTGAAGAATGCGGAGGCTGGTTAGAGAGAACAACAGTCGAAGATATGGATATTGCTGTCCGTGCTCACCTTTGTGGATGGAAGTTTATCTATTTGAACGACGTTAAG TGCCTGTGTGAACTGCCGGAGTCTTACGAGGCATATAAGAAGCAGCAACACCGGTGGCATTCTGGTCCAATGCAACTTTTTCGCCTGTGTTTATCCGACATATTGCGTTCAAAG GTTAGTTGGTTCAAGAAAGCCAATCTAATATTCCTTTTTTTCCTCTTGCGGAAGCTCATCCTACCATTTTAttcatttactctcttttgtatcatTCTCCCACTCACCATGTTCCTCCCAGAAGCTCAGTTACCAGCTTGGGTCGTCTGCTATGTGCCTGGACTTATGTCCATCCTGAATATTCTTCCAGCTCCACAGTCATTCCCTTTTATTGTACCCTACCTTTTATTTGAAAACACAATGTCTGTGACCAAATTCAATGCCATGATATCAGGGCTTTTCCAGTTAGGAAGTTCTTACGAGTGGATTGTTACGAAAAAGTTGGGAAGATCATCAGAAGCTGATTTAGTTTCAATGGTGGAAAATGAATCTGAACCTTTGGTGGAGAAGAGTACTGTCTCAAGATCCTCATCAGAATCAGGCCTTGCTGAGCTTACGAAATTAGAGATGACCAAGAAAATGGGAAAGAGGAAGAGAAACCGTTTATATAGAAAGGAGCTTGCTCTTGCATTGATATTATTAACGGCCTCTGTCAGAAGCTTGTTATCTGCTCAAGGCATTCACTTCTATTTCCTATTGTTTCAAGGGTTTACTTTCCTTGTTGTTGGTCTTGATTTGATTGGCGAACAGGTGAGTTGA